In Leptolyngbya sp. 'hensonii', the following are encoded in one genomic region:
- the ntrB gene encoding nitrate ABC transporter permease, with protein sequence MASSDLPQIPGLSLNKDQQVFLVFMGLLALVLGFWELGFHLKWFSQLMPSATATLKEFWFWVSNPFFDYGPNDKGIGWHILTSLRRVLIGFAIGSAIAIPLGVLIGLSDVLSRGVDPYIQILRPVSPLAWLPLGLGLLKNSEATAIFVIAITSIWPTLINTKFGVSTVDPAYLDVARTLGASRWRTILKVILPAAAPSIVSGLRISIGIAWLVIVAAEILVGGTGVGYFVWNEWNNLKITSIITAIILIGLVGLILDRLFALLQRWVAFGKQS encoded by the coding sequence ATGGCCTCTAGTGACTTACCACAGATACCGGGACTTTCCCTAAACAAAGACCAGCAAGTATTTCTGGTGTTTATGGGTCTGCTGGCATTGGTTTTGGGATTCTGGGAATTGGGGTTCCACTTAAAGTGGTTTTCCCAACTCATGCCCTCGGCCACTGCGACCCTGAAGGAATTCTGGTTTTGGGTCTCCAATCCCTTTTTTGACTATGGCCCCAATGATAAGGGGATTGGGTGGCATATCCTGACCAGCCTGCGTCGCGTCCTGATCGGATTCGCCATTGGATCGGCGATCGCGATTCCCCTGGGAGTGCTGATTGGCCTCTCAGATGTTCTTTCGAGAGGGGTTGACCCCTACATTCAAATTTTGCGGCCAGTTTCACCTCTGGCCTGGTTGCCTTTAGGTCTGGGATTGCTGAAAAATTCTGAAGCCACCGCTATTTTCGTCATTGCCATCACCAGCATCTGGCCCACATTGATTAACACCAAATTTGGGGTCAGTACGGTAGATCCAGCCTATCTAGATGTGGCTCGAACCCTGGGAGCTTCTCGCTGGCGCACAATTTTGAAGGTGATTCTGCCTGCGGCGGCCCCCAGCATTGTTTCAGGGCTGCGGATCAGCATTGGCATTGCGTGGCTAGTGATTGTGGCCGCTGAGATTCTGGTGGGGGGCACTGGCGTCGGCTACTTCGTCTGGAACGAATGGAACAACCTGAAAATTACCAGTATCATCACGGCCATTATTTTAATTGGCCTGGTGGGGCTGATTCTGGATCGCCTGTTTGCTTTGCTTCAACGATGGGTTGCGTTTGGTAAACAATCATGA
- a CDS encoding ABC transporter ATP-binding protein, translating into MTRSHISTLQLDSMSSPIQLSLRNVSKVYQGRKSWVDRLLRRTSSDYVALENIDLDITENTFVSVIGPSGCGKSTLLNIIAGLSHPTSGVMYLNGRPIQKPGPDRGMVFQNYALMPWMTVLDNIRFAIETVNPRMPVARQRTIAQDYIDLVGLRGAEHKHPHELSGGMKQRVGIARALAINPEILLMDEPFGALDALTRGFLQDEVERIWDQQRKTVILITHSIEEALLLSDRIVMMTRGPHAQIASILEVPFPRPRHRETLDQHPAYHALKAEMELHLSRETRAVEEARIRKSAPV; encoded by the coding sequence ATGACTCGATCCCACATCAGTACATTGCAGCTTGATTCTATGTCTTCTCCGATTCAGCTCTCTCTGCGTAACGTGTCCAAAGTTTATCAAGGGAGAAAAAGCTGGGTTGATCGGCTGCTTCGCAGAACCTCTTCGGATTATGTTGCCCTGGAGAACATTGATCTGGACATTACGGAGAATACCTTTGTCTCTGTGATTGGGCCTTCCGGATGTGGCAAGTCCACCTTATTGAATATCATTGCCGGACTCTCTCACCCCACCAGTGGGGTGATGTATCTGAATGGCAGGCCGATTCAGAAGCCGGGACCCGATCGGGGAATGGTTTTCCAGAACTATGCCCTCATGCCCTGGATGACCGTGCTGGATAATATCCGCTTTGCGATCGAAACTGTCAATCCCAGGATGCCGGTTGCCCGTCAACGAACGATTGCCCAGGACTATATCGATCTGGTGGGCTTGCGAGGGGCGGAGCACAAGCATCCGCACGAACTCTCCGGTGGGATGAAGCAACGGGTGGGGATTGCCCGCGCCCTGGCAATTAACCCTGAGATTCTGTTGATGGATGAGCCCTTTGGAGCCCTGGACGCTCTGACCCGAGGGTTTCTCCAGGATGAAGTGGAGCGGATCTGGGATCAGCAACGTAAAACAGTCATTCTGATCACCCATAGTATTGAAGAGGCACTGCTTCTTTCCGATCGGATTGTCATGATGACCCGTGGCCCCCATGCTCAGATTGCCAGCATTTTGGAGGTGCCCTTCCCCCGGCCTCGTCACCGGGAAACCCTGGACCAGCACCCTGCCTATCATGCTCTGAAAGCAGAAATGGAGTTACACCTATCCCGTGAAACTCGTGCTGTTGAAGAAGCAAGAATTCGCAAGTCAGCCCCAGTCTAG